From a single Brassica rapa cultivar Chiifu-401-42 chromosome A01, CAAS_Brap_v3.01, whole genome shotgun sequence genomic region:
- the LOC103861332 gene encoding calcium-dependent protein kinase 3, with protein MGHRHSKSKTSSSSSSSDNVVHHVKPSGERRGSSGSGSGPVKSSSGSGTGGSRSQQNGRILGKPMEDVKGTYDLGRELGRGQFGVTHLVTHKETKKVFACKSIPTRRLVQSDDIEDVRREVQIMHHLSGHRNIVDLKGAYEDRHSVNLIMELCEGGELFDRIIAKGHYTERAAADLCRQMVMVVHSCHSMGVMHRDLKPENFLFLSKDESSPLKATDFGLSVFFKPGDKFKDLVGSAYYVAPEVLKRNYGPEADIWSAGVILYILLSGVPPFWGENETGIFDAILEGKLDFSADPWPDVSNGAKDLVKKMLTYDPKDRLTASEVLNHPWIKEDGEASDKPLDNAVLSRMKQFRAMNKLKKMALKVIAENLSEEEIIGLKEMFKALDTDKNGIVTLEELRTGLPKLGNKISEAEIKQLMEAADMDGDGSIDYLEFISATMHMNRIEREDHLYTAFQYFDKDNSGYITMEELEQAMKKYNMGDDKSIKEIIAEVDTDRDGKINYEEFVAMMKKGHPELVTNRRRVNM; from the exons ATGGGACACAGACACAGCAAGTCCAagacctcctcctcctcctcttcctccgaCAACGTCGTCCACCATGTCAAACCTTCCGGCGAACGCCGCGGATCCTCCGGCTCCGGTTCCGGACCCGTCAAATCCTCCTCAGGCTCCGGAACCGGCGGATCCCGTTCTCAACAGAACGGTCGGATCCTAGGCAAGCCGATGGAGGATGTCAAGGGAACCTACGACTTGGGACGCGAGCTTGGTCGTGGGCAGTTCGGAGTCACGCACCTCGTCACTCACAAAGAGACCAAGAAAGTCTTCGCTTGCAAGTCAATCCCCACGCGCCGACTCGTCCAAAGTGACGACATTGAAGATGTTCGCCGTGAAGTCCAGATTATGCACCATCTCAGCGGCCACAG GAATATTGTGGACTTGAAGGGAGCTTACGAGGACAGACACTCGGTGAATCTGATAATGGAGCTGTGTGAAGGAGGGGAGCTTTTCGATAGGATCATAGCTAAAGGTCATTACACAGAGAGAGCCGCGGCGGATCTGTGCAGGCAGATGGTGATGGTTGTGCACAGCTGCCACTCTATGGGCGTAATGCACCGAGACTTGAAGCCTGAAAACTTTCTCTTTCTGAGCAAAGATGAGAGCTCCCCTTTGAAAGCTACAGACTTTGGTCTCTCCGTCTTCTTCAAACCAG GAGATAAGTTTAAGGATCTTGTTGGAAGTGCATACTATGTTGCCCCGGAAGTTTTAAAACGGAACTATGGACCAGAGGCTGATATTTGGAGCGCTGGTGTGATTCTGTACATTCTTCTCAGTGGTGTCCCACCTTTTTGGGGAG AAAATGAGACAGGGATCTTCGATGCCATTCTAGAAGGAAAGCTTGATTTTTCAGCTGATCCATGGCCTGATGTATCCAACGGTGCCAAAGATCTTGTGAAGAAGATGTTGACGTATGACCCTAAAGACCGGCTTACAGCGAGTGAAGTGCTAA ACCATCCGTGGATTAAAGAAGACGGAGAGGCATCAGACAAACCGCTTGACAATGCTGTGTTATCCAGGATGAAACAGTTCCGAGCGATGAacaaactcaagaaaatggcacTCAAG GTCATTGCAGAGAACTTATCTGAAGAAGAAATCATTGGTCTGAAAGAGATGTTCAAAGCTCTAGACACTGATAAAAACGGAATAGTCACCTTGGAGGAGCTGAGAACCGGTCTCCCCAAACTTGGCAATAAGATCTCTGAGGCTGAGATAAAACAGTTAATGGAAGCA GCTGATATGGATGGAGATGGATCAATAGATTACTTGGAGTTTATATCAGCGACAATGCATATGAACAGAATCGAACGTGAGGATCACTTATACACAGCTTTCCAATACTTCGACAAGGACAACAGCGG CTACATAACAATGGAAGAGCTAGAACAAGCCATGAAGAAATACAACATGGGTGATGACAAATCCATCAAAGAGATCATTGCTGAAGTAGACACCGATCGT GACGGAAAAATCAATTACGAAGAATTCGTGGCGATGATGAAGAAAGGACATCCAGAGTTGGTGACAAACCGACGCAGAGTCAATATGTAA
- the LOC103861340 gene encoding 4-hydroxybenzoate polyprenyltransferase, mitochondrial, with product MSFFRLSRVSRRLLKPSVSATPSSSSVFHSQQQNIYLSQPVTTTTTRHCINPLLKYPLWSRDHEVWSKGRDFHHEKLLGVGWNYRLVAGMSSVVEGNPKKDDKEEKSGGVGGVKEASNWVDLYLPEGARGYAKLARLDKPIGTWLLAWPCMWSIALAADPGSLPSFKMMSLFGCGALLLRGAGCTINDLLDRDIDTKVDRTRLRPIASGLLTPFQGLQFLGLQLLLGLGILLQLNNYSRVLGASSLLLVFSYPLMKRFTFWPQAFLGLTINWGALLGWAAVKGSLEPAVVLPLYLSGVCWTLVYDTIYAHQDKEDDVKVGVKSTALRFGDNTKLWLTGFGTASMGLLTLSGLSADLGWQYYASLVAASGHLGWQIGTADLSSRTDCSKKFVSNKWFGAIIFSGVVLGRTFQ from the exons ATGTCGTTTTTCCGACTCTCCCGTGTTTCACGGCGGTTGTTGAAACCATCCGTGTCGGCAACTCCATCTTCAAGTTCTGTTTTCCACTctcaacaacaaaatatatacttgTCACAACCcgttactactactactacacgGCATTGCATCAACCCTTTGCTTAAGTATCCTCTATGGAGTCGTGACCACGAAGTGTGGAGTAAAGGGAGGGACTTTCATCATGAGAAGCTTCTTGGCGTTGGCTGGAACTATAGATTAGTAGCTGGAATGTCTTCGGTTGTGGAGGGGAATCCTAAGAAAGACGACAAGGAGGAGAAGAGTGGTGGTGTTGGTGGTGTTAAGGAAGCTTCTAATTGGGTTGATTTGTATTTGCCTGAGGGAGCTAGAGGTTATGCTAAGCTTGCTCGTTTGGATAAACCCATTGGGACTTGGTTGCTTGCTTGGCCTTGTATGTG GTCAATTGCGTTGGCTGCTGATCCTGGAAGCCTTCCGAGTTTTAAAATGATGAGTTTATTCGGTTGCGGTGCATTACTTCTTAGAGGTGCTGGTTGTACTATAAATGATCTGCTTGACCGGGACATTGATACAAAG GTTGATCGAACAAGATTAAGACCTATTGCAAGTGGTCTTTTGACACCATTTCAAGGGCTTCAGTTTCTTGGGCTACAGTTGCTTTTAGGTTTAGGGATTCTTCTCCAACTTAACAATTACAG CCGTGTTTTAGGGGCTTCATCTTTGTTACTTGTCTTCTCCTACCCACTTATGAAGAGGTTTACATTTTGG CCTCAAGCATTCTTAGGTTTGACCATAAACTGGGGAGCATTGTTAGGATGGGCTGCAGTTAAAGGAAGCTTAGAACCAGCTGTTGTTCTCCCTCTTTATCTCTCAGGAGTCTGCTGGACCCTTGTGTATGATACTATCTATGCACATCAG GACAAAGAAGATGATGTGAAGGTTGGTGTGAAGTCAACAGCTCTTAGATTCGGTGATAATACAAAGCTTTGGCTTACTGGATTTGGCACAGCATCCATGGGTTTGCTTACACTTTCTGGACTCAGTGCAGATCTCG GGTGGCAATATTACGCATCACTGGTCGCTGCATCAGGACACTTAGGATGGCAAATAGGGACAGCTGACTTGTCATCTCGCACTGACTGCAGTAAAAA GTTTGTGTCGAACAAGTGGTTTGGTGCTATTATATTCAGTGGGGTTGTACTCGGAAGAACTTTTCAGTAG